A part of Crassostrea angulata isolate pt1a10 chromosome 5, ASM2561291v2, whole genome shotgun sequence genomic DNA contains:
- the LOC128183655 gene encoding uncharacterized protein LOC128183655 isoform X1, with product MRNCAVFLLCLVTVKTEVYACDDEELSRHLYIATLQENCYQNATSCQSTCTSGHVLENGSQTTIHVCNGTSWIPNTVTCLPAKTPVMTTNFTIVYVTEDQPAGNCLYGFNVRMWKSISSFRNAIRSTCGELETGSISIENLELSPLAFQVNVVFHVKFSGEGTETSRDICMDMIEIISNGNQNYLKPFSNISCGASHSAVTKKQTTRSAAFEYNCTEMLGSQPLASSGGVRCVHCFPGNYLNSTRCKPCLQGTYQAVPGQLTCDVCPTGKHVTEDRTKCLDSVCVSTFLSQKTQNIDLTCTSENQMCMSTCSGGYIQDDGGLSTVYNCSGEGWFPPLKSCIKYEYSTYNVDLEAVYTTNDAVAATCLSQFQAFTSAHRDYFQTNISTSCSELHDGNVTIENITIGSIAFQIKMTFHLKFYGSWPTKIMDVCMDIIKITFQSRTTYLHPYTVLQCTDGRTNVTKVSAQRSGDVLNCPDGRLVINSTEASYCIPCSAGTFQNDLICLPCPNGTYQPIIGQTFCQNCSDWTKVNEDRTECRLEEITTLGNISYAGSSPPTEVTLLPNVTEQSTELTTTEQTITTDLAETKETTQNVLTSISTILSTSVSLKTTVVTIETTETSTEKSTSSSPTTTALRTTKGYTIPCGLDQLSSAIPNSKYTCAAHNQTCTVECSSGYVTSEGEASVEYRCEGDVWTPNRKLCLEYDIPFTTSALYTTYSTVDQVALSCLQDFREITERNKDLFQKTITDYCGDLGINAGGLKIENITSISLPFQITNTILITFYEESVDVREVCLDYITLIFLRVPSLLMPYSRLNCTSGLSDVTKVSASHGSPSYSCNNRTYLVNRTSQVYCVPCAPGMYMVSSQCVPCPEGHYQPLPGQLTCEPCTENRTVVDSGTNCTGYTIPCDLDQLSSAIPNSKYTCAAHNQTCTVECSSGYVTSEGEASVEYRCEGDVWTPNRKICLEYDIPFTTSALYTTYSTVDQVALSCLQDFREITERNKDLFQKTITDYCGDLGINAGGLKIKNITSISLPFQITNTILITFYEESVDVREVCLDYITLIYLHVPSLLMPYSRLNCTSGLSDVTKVSASHGSPSYSCNNRTYLVNRTSHVYCVPCAPGMYMVSSQCVPCPEGHYQPLPGQLTCEPCTENRTVVDSGTNCTGYTIPCDLDQLSSSIPNSKYTCAAHNQTCTVECSSGYVTSEGEASVEYRCEGDVWTPNRKICLEYDIPFTTSALYTTYSTVDQVALSCLQDFREITERNKELFQKTITDYCGVLGISAGGLKIENITSISLPFQITNTILITFYEESVDVREVCLDYITLIYLRVPSLLMPYSRLNCTSGLSDVTKVSASHGSPSYSCNNRTYLVNRTSQVYCVPCAPGMYMVSSQCVPCPEGHYQPLPGQLTCEPCTGNRTVVDSGTNCTGYTIPCDLDQLSSSIPNSKYTCAAHNQTCTVECSSGYVTSEGEASVEYRCEGDVWTPNRKICLEYDIPFTTIALYTTYSTVDQVALSCLQDFREITERNKDLFQKTITDYCGDLGISAGGVKIENITSISLPFQITNTILITFYEESLDVREVCLDYITLIFLHVPSLLMPYSRLNCTSGLSDVTKVSASHGSPFYSCNNRTYLVNRTSQVYCVPCAPGMYMVSSQCVPCPEGHYQPLPGQLTCEPCTENRTVVDSGTNCTVDDENDINLGKSQVGPTGLTETEIIVIAAVSVCVVFLLVVIATVYYCKKSKAKRRTFHADVSADAKSADGASVKSDEYLRGSHEELIPSKSSSTNDPNWTYQDEKIEKSTFASANEAKALDVLNTIIDINIDNEECITAQPPVFENVREEKWRPLRHKNESNVADVINKAKETEPDKAPCRTLSDYDNFQIYVPEPEMSDPD from the exons ATGAGGAATTGTGCTGTGTTCCTTTTGTGTTTGGTCACTGTGAAGACAGAAG TGTACGCCTGTGATGATGAGGAACTGTCCAGACATCTTTATATCGCAACACTCCAGGAAAACTGTTATCAAAACGCCACCTCTTGTCAGTCCACCTGCACTTCCGGTCATGTGTTAGAAAACGGAAGTCAGACGACGATTCACGTCTGTAACGGTACCTCATGGATCCCGAACACGGTTACGTGTCTGC CTGCAAAGACTCCAGTGATGACGACAAACTTTACCATCGTGTATGTGACAGAGGACCAGCCAGCCGGAAACTGTCTCTACGGTTTTAACGTCAGAATGTGGAAGAGTATCAGCAGCTTCCGGAATGCTATTCGTTCGACATGCGGAGAGCTGGAGACCGGatctatttcaattgaaaatttggAACTTTCACCTTTGGCTTTTCAG GTTAATGTTGTATTCCACGTCAAATTCTCAGGAGAAGGTACCGAGACATCCCGCGATATCTGCATGGATATGATTGAAATCATATCTAACGGGAATCAGAACTATCTAAAACCTTTCTCCAACATTTCCTGCGGTGCTTCGCACAGCGCAGTAACAAAAAAGCAGACGACAAGGAGCGCCGCCTTTGAGTACAACTGTACCGAGATGTTGGGTTCACAGCCGTTGGCGAGTTCAGGGGGTGTTCGATGTG ttcattGCTTTCCTGGAAATTACCTAAACTCGACCCGATGTAAGCCCTGCCTCCAAGGAACGTATCAGGCAGTTCCGGGTCAGCTGACCTGTGACGTATGTCCAACCGGAAAACACGTCACAGAGGACAGAACTAAATGTCTAG ATTCGGTGTGTGTTTCTACTTTCCTTTCCCAGAAGAcccaaaatattgatttaacgTGTACCTCTGAGAATCAAATGTGTATGTCCACCTGCTCGGGTGGGTACATACAAGATGACGGGGGACTTTCTACAGTGTATAACTGCAGCGGAGAAGGATGGTTTCCTCCTCTTAAGAGTTGTATAA aATATGAATATTCCACATACAACGTTGACCTAGAAGCTGTCTATACGACCAACGACGCAGTGGCGGCCACATGTTTAAGTCAATTCCAAGCCTTTACTTCTGCTCACAGAGATTACTTCCAAACAAATATATCTACCTCCTGTAGCGAACTTCATGACGGAAATGTGACCATTGAAAATATAACTATTGGATCAATCGCATTCCAA ATAAAGATGACATTTCATCTGAAATTTTATGGATCATGGCCAACAAAAATAATGGATGTGTGCATGGACATAAtaaaaattacttttcaaagtcgGACGACTTATCTCCATCCATACACAGTCCTACAATGCACGGACGGGCGAACCAATGTGACCAAAGTATCGGCACAAAGATCCGGCGATGTGCTAAACTGTCCGGATGGACGGCTCGTCATCAACTCCACAGAGGCGTCCTACTGCA TTCCATGTTCAGCTGGgacatttcaaaatgatttgataTGCTTACCGTGTCCCAATGGAACTTATCAACCAATTATTGGCCAAACCTTTTGTCAAAACTGCTCTGATTGGACAAAAGTAAACGAGGACCGCACTGAATGTCGACTAGAAG AAATCACAACTTTGGGTAATATATCTTACGCTGGGTCCTCGCCACcaacggaagtgacgttattACCAAATGTCACAGAGCAATCAACGGAATTGACTACAACAGAGCAGACCATAACAACTGATTTAGCAGAGACAAAGGAAACGACACAAAACGTCTTGACGTCAATTTCGACAATATTGTCAACGTCTGTGTCTTTGAAAACAACGGTTGTTACCATAGAAACGACTGAAACATCGACAGAGAAATCCACGAGCTCTTCACCGACTACCACAGCACTGCGGACTACCAAAG GTTATACAATTCCTTGTGGTTTGGACCAACTTTCCTCAGCCATTCCAAACTCAAAATACACGTGCGCTGCACACAACCAAACCTGTACGGTAGAGTGTAGCAGTGGATACGTCACCAGTGAGGGGGAGGCGTCTGTAGAGTACAGGTGTGAGGGCGATGTGTGGACTCCAAACCGGAAACTCTGTCTAG AATACGATATTCCCTTTACAACAAGCGCCCTCTACACGACTTACAGCACTGTGGACCAAGTAGCTTTGTCCTGTCTTCAAGATTTCCGAGAAATCACAGAAAGAAACAAGGACCTATTTCAGAAGACCATCACAGACTACTGTGGGGATTTGGGTATAAACGCTGGGGGTTTGAAGATCGAAAACATCACATCAATTTCACTCCCGTTTCAA ATAACAAATACAATACTGATTACGTTCTACGAAGAAAGCGTTGACGTCCGTGAGGTTTGTCTTGACTATATCACGCTGATATTTCTTCGCGTTCCTTCTCTACTCATGCCGTACTCTCGACTCAACTGTACTTCGGGGTTATCCGACGTTACCAAAGTGTCCGCCAGTCACGGCAGTCCGTCCTATAGCTGTAATAACAGGACATATCTGGTGAACAGGACAAGCCAAGTATATTGTG TTCCCTGTGCCCCCGGAATGTACATGGTATCCTCTCAATGTGTCCCTTGTCCTGAAGGTCATTATCAACCACTTCCGGGTCAGCTCACATGTGAACCATGCACTGAAAACAGGACGGTGGTGGACAGTGGTACAAACTGTACAG GTTATACAATTCCTTGTGATTTGGACCAACTTTCCTCAGCCATTCCAAACTCAAAATACACGTGCGCTGCACACAACCAAACCTGTACGGTAGAGTGTAGCAGTGGATACGTCACCAGTGAGGGGGAGGCGTCTGTAGAGTACAGGTGTGAGGGCGATGTGTGGACTCCAAACCGGAAAATCTGTCTGG AATACGATATTCCCTTTACAACAAGCGCCCTCTACACGACTTACAGCACTGTGGACCAAGTAGCCTTGTCCTGTCTTCAAGATTTCCGAGAAATCACAGAAAGAAACAAGGACCTATTTCAGAAGACCATCACAGACTACTGTGGGGATTTGGGTATAAACGCTGGGGGTTTGAAGATCAAAAACATCACATCAATTTCACTCCCGTTTCAA ATAACAAATACAATACTGATTACGTTCTACGAAGAAAGCGTTGACGTCCGTGAGGTTTGTCTTGACTATATCACGCTGATATATCTTCACGTTCCTTCTCTACTCATGCCGTACTCTCGACTCAACTGTACCTCAGGGTTATCCGACGTTACCAAAGTGTCCGCCAGTCACGGCAGTCCGTCCTATAGCTGTAATAACAGGACATATCTGGTGAACAGGACAAGCCATGTATATTGTG TTCCCTGTGCCCCCGGAATGTACATGGTATCCTCTCAATGTGTCCCTTGTCCTGAAGGTCATTATCAACCTCTTCCGGGTCAGCTCACATGTGAACCATGCACTGAAAACAGGACGGTGGTGGACAGTGGTACAAACTGTACAG GTTATACAATTCCCTGTGATTTGGACCAACTTTCCTCATCCATTCCAAACTCAAAATACACGTGCGCTGCACACAACCAAACCTGTACGGTTGAGTGTAGCAGTGGATACGTCACCAGTGAGGGGGAGGCGTCTGTAGAGTACAGGTGTGAGGGCGATGTGTGGACTCCAAACCGGAAAATCTGTCTGG AATACGATATTCCCTTTACAACAAGCGCCCTCTACACGACTTACAGCACTGTGGACCAAGTAGCCTTGTCCTGTCTTCAAGATTTCCGAGAAATCACAGAAAGAAACAAGGAACTATTTCAGAAAACCATCACAGACTACTGTGGGGTTTTGGGTATAAGCGCTGGGGGTTTGAAGATCGAAAACATCACATCAATTTCACTCCCGTTTCAA ATAACAAATACAATACTGATTACGTTCTACGAAGAAAGCGTTGACGTCCGTGAGGTTTGTCTTGACTATATCACGCTGATATATCTTCGCGTTCCTTCTCTACTCATGCCGTACTCTCGACTCAACTGTACCTCGGGGTTATCCGACGTTACCAAAGTGTCCGCCAGTCATGGCAGTCCGTCCTATAGCTGTAATAACAGGACATATCTGGTGAACAGGACAAGCCAAGTATATTGTG TTCCCTGTGCCCCCGGAATGTACATGGTATCTTCTCAATGTGTCCCTTGTCCTGAAGGTCATTATCAACCACTTCCGGGTCAGCTCACATGTGAACCATGCACTGGAAACAGGACGGTGGTGGACAGTGGTACAAACTGTACAG GTTATACAATTCCTTGTGATTTGGACCAACTTTCCTCATCCATTCCAAACTCAAAATACACGTGCGCTGCACACAACCAAACCTGTACGGTTGAGTGTAGCAGTGGATACGTCACCAGTGAGGGGGAGGCGTCTGTAGAGTACAGGTGTGAGGGCGATGTGTGGACTCCAAACCGGAAAATCTGTCTGG AATACGATATTCCCTTTACAACAATCGCCCTCTACACGACTTACAGCACTGTGGACCAAGTAGCCTTGTCCTGTCTTCAAGATTTCCGAGAAATCACAGAAAGAAACAAGGACCTATTTCAGAAGACCATCACAGACTACTGTGGGGATTTGGGTATAAGCGCTGGGGGTGTGAAGATCGAAAACATCACATCAATTTCACTCCCGTTTCAA ATAACAAATACAATACTGATTACGTTCTACGAAGAAAGCCTTGACGTCCGTGAGGTTTGTCTTGACTATATCACGCTGATATTTCTTCACGTTCCTTCTCTACTCATGCCGTACTCTCGACTCAACTGTACCTCGGGGTTATCCGACGTTACCAAAGTGTCCGCCAGTCACGGCAGTCCGTTCTATAGCTGTAATAACAGGACATATCTGGTGAACAGGACAAGCCAAGTATATTGTG TTCCCTGTGCCCCCGGAATGTACATGGTATCCTCTCAATGTGTCCCTTGTCCTGAAGGTCATTATCAACCACTTCCGGGTCAGCTCACATGTGAACCATGCACTGAAAACAGGACGGTGGTGGACAGTGGTACAAACTGTACAG ttgatGATGAAAATGATATTAACCTCGGAAAATCACAAGTAGGACCCACAGGCCTAACGGAAACGGAAATAATCGTCATTG